The following proteins come from a genomic window of Gossypium raimondii isolate GPD5lz chromosome 5, ASM2569854v1, whole genome shotgun sequence:
- the LOC105768920 gene encoding uncharacterized protein LOC105768920, which yields MPTKTRSQVSSERQKWDQIFEGLVGMLKTQQQQLETLIKERKILGDRINMQYERWTSDVRLYEDHISQMRTDLESKEMTRLLEAAKADMMVGLKQREAFLCKLKLEETSDELTDFRIWFDILCKNSNDVSLRDPKGTKKGMLGDEDIGSKSVTLKTLEGNLRRLKLKYENLASEKSCQIAALMAENKFAWNQFNIMETQFTDKLNSKNFELDKANRKIEALISNMEELRSSNAEKDEMIQILKSELSQKEADASRFHEVSKMSRQVEFLRKPRSSSHTPVIKHCTAREGTVLGDENGGGNKCSVNMKKGSSAPHVHDSLKDNGRGSRSSKRKKDDEIRISETPNLFTSTFKVPRLRDSSPKSR from the exons ATGCCCACGAAAACGCGGTCTCAAGTCTCATCGGAGCGTCAGAAATGGGATCAAATCTTTGAAGGTTTAGTTGGTATGCTTAAAACACAGCAACAACAGCTGGAAACACttattaaagaaagaaagatcCTCGGAGATCGGATCAATATGCAATATGAACGATGGACCTCTGATGTTCGTCTCTATGAAGATCACATATCTCAG ATGAGGACTGATCTGGAATCGAAAGAAATGACGCGTTTGCTTGAGGCTGCTAAAGCCGATATGATGGTAGGATTGAAGCAAAGAGAAGCTTTTCTTTGCAAGTTGAAATTAG AGGAAACATCGGATGAATTGACTGATTTCAGAATCTGGTTTGACATCCTCTGTAAAAATTCAAAT GATGTTTCTCTTAGGGACCCCAAAGGAACCAAAAAGGGAATGTTGGGAGATGAGGATATTGGTTCAAAGTCTGTTACTTTGAAGACATTGGAGGGCAATTTAAGAAGGCTAAAGCTCAAATATGAAAATCTTGCTTCCGAAAAGAGTTGTCAAATTGCTGCACTTATGGCAGAGAATAAGTTCGCATGGAACCAGTTCAACATTATGGAAACTCAGTTTACAGATAAGTTAAACAGCAAGAATTTTGAACTTGACAAAGCTAACAGGAAAATTGAGGCACTTATTTCCAATATGGAGGAGCTGAGGTCATCAAATGCCGAAAAGGATGAAATGATCCAGATATTAAAATCCGAATTATCTCAAAAGGAGGCTGATGCAAGTAGATTTCATGAAGTTTCTAAAATGTCGAGGCAGGTAGAGTTCTTAAGGAAGCCTAGAAGTTCATCTCATACGCCTGTAATAAAACATTGTACAGCTAGGGAAGGAACTGTTTTGGGAGACGAGAATGGCGGCGGCAACAAATGCAGTGTAAACATGAAGAAAGGAAGCTCCGCTCCACATGTTCATGATTCTCTGAAGGACAATGGAAGG GGAAGCAGAAGTTCGAAGAGGAAAAAGGATGATGAAATTCGTATTTCTGAAACTCCAAATCTATTCACTTCTACGTTTAAAGTTCCCAGATTGAGAGACTCCTCTCCCAAGTCAAGATGA
- the LOC105771432 gene encoding gibberellin-regulated protein 1 — translation MAIVSKALIASLLISLLLFQLVEADHQLVIDARKGTSPPKKIDCGGACAARCRLSSRPHLCKRACGTCCARCNCVPPGTSGNQEMCPCYASLTTHGGKRKCP, via the exons ATGGCTATTGTTTCTAAAGCTTTGATTGCCTCACTTCTCATCTCTCTTCTCCTTTTTCAACTGGTTGAAGCTGATCATCAACTG GTGATAGATGCTAGGAAGGGAACCTCTCCCCCGAAGAAAATTG ACTGTGGTGGAGCATGTGCAGCTAGGTGCCGGTTATCATCAAGGCCACACCTATGCAAGAGGGCATGCGGGACATGTTGCGCGCGTTGCAACTGTGTTCCTCCAGGAACTTCCGGTAACCAAGAAATGTGCCCCTGCTATGCTAGCTTGACCACCCATGGTGGCAAACGCAAGTGCCCTTGA
- the LOC105765941 gene encoding gibberellin-regulated protein 1 → MAIFKSLLTSLLLSLFLLRFAESSDPLVIENMVEENSFNDKKIDCGRACAERCKLSSRPNLCKRACGTCCSRCNCVPPGTYNNYDVCPCYRDMTTHGGRHKCP, encoded by the exons ATGGCCATCTTCAAGTCTCTTTTGACTTCCCTGCTTCTTTCTCTGTTTTTACTTCGCTTTGCTGAGTCATCCGATCCACTG GTGATCGAGAACATGGTGGAGGAGAACTCTTTCAATGATAAGAAAATAG ATTGCGGTAGGGCTTGTGCTGAGAGATGCAAGTTATCGTCAAGGCCTAACCTTTGCAAGAGAGCATGTGGGACATGTTGTTCTCGTTGCAACTGTGTTCCTCCGGGCACCTACAATAACTATGATGTGTGTCCTTGCTACCGTGACATGACCACCCATGGCGGCAGACACAAATGCCCATAG